The genomic region TGAACAAGTGTCATTTAATGATCCAGATATTACGGCGAGTTACGTTGAATACGAATCGCCGAACGGACATGGTAAAGCTCGTGGCTATTTAGTCATTCCCAAAAATGTTAATGCCGATAACAAAGCGGCAGCCGTTCTAGTTGCGCACGAAAACCGTGGCCTCAACCCATACATAGAGGATGTTGCAAGACGGCTAGCAAAAGCCGGATTCATCGCTTTTGCTCCTGATGCTCTCTTCCCTTTAGGTGGTTATCCAGGTAATGACGATGAAGGTCGTGCAATGCAAAAAACCTTGGACGGAAATAAAATCGAAGGGGACTTTATGGATGCCGCAACGCTGCTGAAAAACCATGAATTGAGTACTGGAAAAGTAGGCATGGTCGGATTTTGTTATGGAGGGTATTTGACAAATGCCTTAGCAGCAGCAATGCCAGACACTATTCATGCAGGTGCACCTTATTACGGTACACCTGCAAAATCCAACATAGATAAAATTACAGCACCACTACAGCTGCATTTTGCAGAGTTGGATAAACGAGTGAATGACTCTTGGCCAGCTTATGAGAAAGCATTAAAAGCGAACAATGTGGAATACACAGCGTATGTATATCCTAACGCGAATCATGGTTTCCATAATGATTCGACCGCCCGTTATCAAGAGAAAAACGCAGAGCTTGCCTGGGAGCGCACTATTAGTTTCTTTAAAAAGACATTGAGTGCTTAACGGTAAATAAAAAGTGTTACGGCCTATTTTCTTAAGCCGTAACACTTTTTATCCTCTTAGTATTATCGATTGCGGATTGCTTACTATAGTTGAAATTAATACCGCGCAAATTAGGAGTCTGCTGCCACAAAGACTCACACAAATCCGATACACTAATTTCGTCACCAGATTGCAACCACGCAACAACAGCTCGAGCAACGTTGGGATAAGAAATCTGAATGACTCTACTTGTTTCTAGCCACTCTTGAATGATTTGCGAGTTCAATACATCGCTCGTTTTCGCTATTTCTAAAAACTCTAACGCGATGGCATTAGAGTGTTGCTCGATTTGACCTTTCAAAGGTTTAGCGAGAATGCGACGACCAAGCTGCAAGGCCTCTGAATTTAATTCAAATCCAGCATTACACAGCACAGACTCACACTCACCTAAGTTCTTTTGAAAGACTTCTCGACTAAAAGGAAAAACCTCTACATTGCCATAAAGTCCAGGCTCAATATCCTTGCAATGAAGGCGGAAACGATAATTCTGCACCCCCTCTAACCAATCTAACACCGCCTCACTGTTCTCAAAAGGCAGATAGACCAAAACCTGCTCTGGGTCCGCCATGTTCTTTATTTGTTGCGTATGAATCAGTGGCGGCAAAATAGGATGACCAAAGTGGTGCCAGTGTGCGCCTAACTGAGTTGCTGCAGGCGCAAAATTTGACATAATCCATTGGGCTATAAAATTCTTTTTATAACGCGGGATATCGTACTTAAAGGCATACTGATGGCCAAACCCGACGCAAGGAACACCTTGACGTTTAGCCGCCCAAGCAACAATAGGCTCAAAATCCGTGATCACCAAATCATAACCGTGAGTATCAATCGTACGAATATCTCGGTATAGCTTCAAAAAATTAGCGTTCTTGCAGGTCGCGTACAGATCCAACTGACCATTTCGAGCAACAAAACTCAAGCCTTGAAACGTTCGATAATCACCGAATACGGCCATATCGAAATAATCTTCTGGCGGACGACCTGAAAAAACAAAATCAACCTCTATGCCTGCAGCATACATCTCAACCGCCATGGCTCGAGCGCGAGTAATATGACCATTCCCTGTTCCTTGAACACCATACAATATCTTCATACTAAAATCCCTATCGCTAATGCAGCACAGGCCGTACCTAACAAGGCGCCAATTACGGTATCTGTCGGAAAATGAACACCAAGAAAAATACGTGACAATCCTACGTTTACCGCCCAGAAATAGAAGATTAAATTCATACTTGGAAACCACCCAGATAAACAAAAGGCCATAAAAAATGCCCCGGATGTATGACCTGATGGAAAAGAAAATTGATCGGCGGGAATAATAAAGCTGTTGAAATTATCGAGCGCATCTGCTGGGCGATGACGCTTGAAGCCGCGTTTTAGCAAGAGGTATAAAGCTCTCTCAATTAAAAAACCAAATACCAATATAAGCGTCAGCATCTGCTCTCCAGCGAACCAAAGCAGCAGCGCCAGTATGGCATAAAACGGCCCATCCGCTGAAAATGAAACAGCACGACCAATACGAGTTAATGTGGCGCGATGCTTTCTCGCCATACACCAAGAAAAAGTCTGTACATCTACGGCGTGGATATTCTGAAATATATTCATACTTATCACCTCACTGGTTTTATCATACTTTCAACATAAACCAGTAAAATGTCCGTTCTGTGGCATTAGTATGACAACTTAGTGACATGCCTAAACCATAAAGTCGAGACAAAAAAATACCTCGACACAGCGAGGTATTTTTTGCGATCTTAGATTGCCATGATTAATTCATGTGATTCATTTTATGAAACTTCTCGATCATTGCTTCTGGCTTCACTTTTTTGTTACTACCGTTCAATGCGTAAACGACGGTTTCACCCTTTGGGCCAGAACCGATATCGGTATAGCGAAGAGGCACTTCACCAACAGCGCGAGCATCATTCATTTCTTGCAATGAACCAAACACATAAATACGACCTTCGATACGCATTTCACCGTAGAAAGAGTCTGCCGCTTTTAGCTCGCCGTCATACATTTCAACAGCTGCAATACCCGACATTTTTTTCTTATCCGCATTAGTTAGACCGAAAACAATGGTTTCACCTTTTGGGCCATCACCAATGCGCACTTTACGATAAGATGTTTCACCTACCTGCAAAAAGTCTTCATACACACCACGATCGTCAAAAACATAAATACGACCTTCGTGATGCACTTCGTACAAATCACCATTGTTCAAAGACATTGTTTCAGCGGTAGGCATAGTGTCTTGCTTTTTTACCGTTTCACCGCAAGCAGTCAACAGAGACAATGCAATTAGGCCGGTTGCAATAGGTAAGAATTTCAACTTCATGGTTTAGCTCCTAGGTTAGATTTATAACCACCTTAAAAGCTAAAAATTACACAATCATTACAAAAAGATGACTAAAAGCTTTCAGTGACGATGATATACGCAGCCAATGTTACAACCAATTGGTCAGCATAATACCGATGCCAAGCGACTGAGTCTGATGGTTATAATCCAATAAAGATTGCCCATATCCATTAAAATATTGAATGTAACCGCGTGTTTTCCCCCACAAAGGAAACGTAAAACCTACCTGTACCGCTCCCCTATTATCGGATGACTTAAGATTATTTCTCAGCATTACGTCAATAGTATAATCATCGATAACATGTATGACATTGAGCTCGCCGTAGCCATAATAATTTTCAATGTTGGGATTATCGTCCACCCTTGAGCTTTCAGGAATCCGATACCAAGGTTTAAAGGAAAAAGCGGTATCCTCATATTCAAACAAGAAGTCCACATAAAACCGATTCCAAGAACGAGATAACTCATTTGACTGACCATTAGACTGATGAACAAAACCATAGGAGACATAGTTTGGCTTAATACCTAAAAAACCGTGTTTCGGCTTGGTAACAATAAAGGCTTCAGGTTCATGATTAGTATCGCGAAAAGGTGCTGAAATGCTACTGTTATAGGCCTGCCAGTAAGCTTGCTGAGTGTAGGCAAACCACAAGCTACTATTTTTACCAACAACATCATATGCCACAGGAAATTTAAGGCTAAATTGAAACTTAAACTCGACACTTTGTAGACTTTCCGAATCGCTAGCATCGCCTAAAAAAGCGCGATCGTTAGGGTTCGAGGTGTAAGCAATGGGTAGAAAATAATTGGGTTTATGGGGCGTTAAAACAAACGGATTATTCACCGTCGCCTGCTCTCTATTCTCTCTTTGCTGCAGTAATCCATTATCTTCTTTAGCTCGCTTACTAATAGATTCAGGGACTTCAGGCTCTTCAGGAGAATAAGGGCTATCTACCTGTTCTTCGGTCGTCGTATCGGACGTGCTAAAAAAGCCGCTGTCTGATTTATTATCTAGAGAACTTGCTCCCACTTCAGCCCAAAGCAAACTCGGAAGAAGCATCATTGAGCATACAATGGCTTTCATTTTTAAAACCTTCTTAATACAAACGTATAATCTTATTGGGAAAGAACGACCTTTTTTGCGTAGGTGTCTCGTTCCATTTCACACACCTCCACCGAAAAGCTAACATCCTTTAATGAAAATTGTGTTAAAGACTCTAGAACCAAATGAGAAAGCTGCGTTCTTTGTTCAAGGGTTCGCCCTGAAAGTATTCGTAAAACAACATGGACAAAAGCATCTTCCTTACCTGCCGTTAAGAAGCTCTTATAGGGGAAACTACGTAATTTGATATCTTCTTCAGCAAACAAGGTCGACGCAATACAAGCGCCTTTGACAGCCTCAAGAAGATCGACTGGAGGTACTTCTTGCTCTAAATTTTGGCTGTATTCGATAATGCAATGTGGCATGTCAGACTCCATTTTTAGATTTATTTGGCACTATTTCACTAATAACCACGACGTTTATCTACTGCCGGAGGGAGGTTCCCAGTCAATCGATACTGCTGAATATTCCTAGCGACAATGTCACTTGCGCTAACAGGGTTCGTAGGCGCAGAAATATGTGGCAGAACAGTCACGCTATCATGGCACCAATAAGGATGATTTTCTGGCAACGGCTCTTGCGCAAAAACATCTAAAACAGCATGGGATAACTCATCGTATTCCAGCTTATTTAGCAAAGCCTCGTCATCTATAATTGGCCCACGAGCAAAATTAATCAAACTGGCTCCAATTGGTAAAAGCGATAAATGCTGCTGATCTAATAAGCCCTTTGTTTCAGGCGTCAAAGGTAAAAGGCAAACAAGTATATCAGTTTGCTTCAATAAAAGAGCCAGCCCCTCTTCACCATGAAAGCACTCAACACCTTCGATTTGCTTTTCATGACGACTCCAACCAGCAACGGGAAAACCATTGGCAACCAAACGCTGCGAACTTACTCGTCCTAATTCCCCCAACCCGAGCACACCGATTCGACGATCTTGAGCACGCACCATCGGTTTTTGAAACCAAGATTTTTGTGCCTGCTGCTTGGCATAACTTGGCATATCTCGATGAAGGTAAAGAGTCCAAGCCAAGACCGCTTCAGACATCGTCTCGGCCAACTTAGCATCGACTAGCCGCACTATCGAAAACGAAGGTGAGGATAACTCATTCATCATGCGTTCAACACCGGCCCAAACACTATGCACCCACTGTAATGAAGGTAATGAAAGTAGATCATTAGGGTCTGGATTAGCGACAATAGCAATATCACATTGCCGCTTTTGCTCCGGCGTTAAATCGGCAAAAGGGACAATCACTTCTTCAGGCATAGCCGCTGATAAATGCTTAATCCAAATACTCTGTTCAGCCAAATCGGCACGACTAACAAAAGGAATCATTGTTCATACACCTGAGCTAAGTCTTTAAATCCTTTCAATTCAATGGCGTTGCCACTCGGGTCTTTAAAAAACAGAGTCCATTGCTCACCTGGCTGACCTTCAAAGCGAACGCTTGGAGCAAGGTCAAATACCACATTGGCTTCGCTTAAGCGTTTAGCCACTTTCTGCCATTCATCTAGCGGTAAAATCAAACCAAAGTGAGGCATAGGAACAAGATGATCTCCTACTCTACCTGTATTTGTCGTCGGGCTGGGTTCACCTAAATGCAAAGACAATTGATGACCGTAGAGGTCAAAATCCACCCAAGTCTCAGCACTGCGACCTTCAGTGCAGCCTAAAACCTGAGTATAAAAAAGCCGTGTTTCTTCCAAGGAGGTAACATGAAAAGCATAGTGAAATAAAGCAGACATAGACATCTCTAATAACGGTGTTTGAGAGTAGAAAAATACAGCACACAGAGAAAAAGTAAACATGAAGCCTTGATACAACGACGTATAGTAAAAAATGACTAACTTCCAAAAACTGAACAGGCCTGAATTACAGTCTCACTTTTCCACATTTTAAGCCTAATAAATTCATACCTTTATCTCTTCACACTTTTGCTCCATCCATTCACCGCACCATTTCTTATGCGTTAGTGACATTCAAAAAATGTATTTTTGTATCAATGCTTTGTCACGTTTCATAGCGTTTTGTATCA from Marinomonas rhizomae harbors:
- a CDS encoding phospholipase A — its product is MKAIVCSMMLLPSLLWAEVGASSLDNKSDSGFFSTSDTTTEEQVDSPYSPEEPEVPESISKRAKEDNGLLQQRENREQATVNNPFVLTPHKPNYFLPIAYTSNPNDRAFLGDASDSESLQSVEFKFQFSLKFPVAYDVVGKNSSLWFAYTQQAYWQAYNSSISAPFRDTNHEPEAFIVTKPKHGFLGIKPNYVSYGFVHQSNGQSNELSRSWNRFYVDFLFEYEDTAFSFKPWYRIPESSRVDDNPNIENYYGYGELNVIHVIDDYTIDVMLRNNLKSSDNRGAVQVGFTFPLWGKTRGYIQYFNGYGQSLLDYNHQTQSLGIGIMLTNWL
- a CDS encoding 5-carboxymethyl-2-hydroxymuconate Delta-isomerase; this translates as MPHCIIEYSQNLEQEVPPVDLLEAVKGACIASTLFAEEDIKLRSFPYKSFLTAGKEDAFVHVVLRILSGRTLEQRTQLSHLVLESLTQFSLKDVSFSVEVCEMERDTYAKKVVLSQ
- a CDS encoding dienelactone hydrolase family protein; the protein is MTLPTERPINKALTSEKIPQEAFDWYDEYAHGDIDRRTFLSRLGTLSVTGLTLSVVAGALTPNYALAEQVSFNDPDITASYVEYESPNGHGKARGYLVIPKNVNADNKAAAVLVAHENRGLNPYIEDVARRLAKAGFIAFAPDALFPLGGYPGNDDEGRAMQKTLDGNKIEGDFMDAATLLKNHELSTGKVGMVGFCYGGYLTNALAAAMPDTIHAGAPYYGTPAKSNIDKITAPLQLHFAELDKRVNDSWPAYEKALKANNVEYTAYVYPNANHGFHNDSTARYQEKNAELAWERTISFFKKTLSA
- a CDS encoding phosphatase PAP2 family protein, which codes for MNIFQNIHAVDVQTFSWCMARKHRATLTRIGRAVSFSADGPFYAILALLLWFAGEQMLTLILVFGFLIERALYLLLKRGFKRHRPADALDNFNSFIIPADQFSFPSGHTSGAFFMAFCLSGWFPSMNLIFYFWAVNVGLSRIFLGVHFPTDTVIGALLGTACAALAIGILV
- a CDS encoding 2-hydroxyacid dehydrogenase, encoding MIPFVSRADLAEQSIWIKHLSAAMPEEVIVPFADLTPEQKRQCDIAIVANPDPNDLLSLPSLQWVHSVWAGVERMMNELSSPSFSIVRLVDAKLAETMSEAVLAWTLYLHRDMPSYAKQQAQKSWFQKPMVRAQDRRIGVLGLGELGRVSSQRLVANGFPVAGWSRHEKQIEGVECFHGEEGLALLLKQTDILVCLLPLTPETKGLLDQQHLSLLPIGASLINFARGPIIDDEALLNKLEYDELSHAVLDVFAQEPLPENHPYWCHDSVTVLPHISAPTNPVSASDIVARNIQQYRLTGNLPPAVDKRRGY
- a CDS encoding MJ1255/VC2487 family glycosyltransferase; this encodes MKILYGVQGTGNGHITRARAMAVEMYAAGIEVDFVFSGRPPEDYFDMAVFGDYRTFQGLSFVARNGQLDLYATCKNANFLKLYRDIRTIDTHGYDLVITDFEPIVAWAAKRQGVPCVGFGHQYAFKYDIPRYKKNFIAQWIMSNFAPAATQLGAHWHHFGHPILPPLIHTQQIKNMADPEQVLVYLPFENSEAVLDWLEGVQNYRFRLHCKDIEPGLYGNVEVFPFSREVFQKNLGECESVLCNAGFELNSEALQLGRRILAKPLKGQIEQHSNAIALEFLEIAKTSDVLNSQIIQEWLETSRVIQISYPNVARAVVAWLQSGDEISVSDLCESLWQQTPNLRGINFNYSKQSAIDNTKRIKSVTA
- a CDS encoding VOC family protein, with translation MSALFHYAFHVTSLEETRLFYTQVLGCTEGRSAETWVDFDLYGHQLSLHLGEPSPTTNTGRVGDHLVPMPHFGLILPLDEWQKVAKRLSEANVVFDLAPSVRFEGQPGEQWTLFFKDPSGNAIELKGFKDLAQVYEQ